The Choristoneura fumiferana chromosome Z, NRCan_CFum_1, whole genome shotgun sequence DNA window TAAATGTTGTTGATATGTCTTTGCTGTCATATCAATAACCCTTTGTGGGGACATATTCTGTCCCAGCATAATTTTCccgatttatgatttattttagttttactgGCTGATTAAAACTatagatttatattttaatattttattgataaaagtttgtaataagCATACCTACTCAGCTATACCAGGACAAATGTGCCCTTTATGCATAAGTCTTAagcttcataaaaaaatcatactagccttaatatttaatatttcccTTCACAGATAGTAGCAAGTACTAAAGCATGTAATGTCTGGAAAGCCATGTATGACGAGTTAATAGAAGAAACAAGTTCAGATGCAAAGTACACTGAACTCTATGATTATTTGAGCAAATATACGAATCAGACCATGCGCAACGTCCGGGATGTGGACTTTCTGTACAGCACCCTGCTTTCCCAACAGGAGGCTGGGCTCAAGCTACCCGAATGGACCAAGAATGTATTCCCAAACAAGATGCGGACACCATTTATGCTTAGTCTTGCTTTGTTGTCGTACAATGAAACTTTACAGAGATTTCAAGTAGGTAAGGAAATTATCTGCCAAATGTTAccctttaattaaattacctatgGGACAGAGACCAAACTGCCTAGTTCGATCTGTAATAGGTATTGTAAAAGAGATGTTATCAAGCGTATAATCAATCTTTAGCAAGAACAAATTTTAATTTGGTAATGCATTGTTTAGAACAACATAAGTGGGTTCATAagaacatttattgcttatttatCACTGGAATTGACATTTAAGACCTATGAATTTATGTTGTAACCTTAATcagatatgtttttttaacttttaacctATTACACCAACCTTGTGTTGCTTTTATTTCAAGGTCCACTGTTCAGTGAAATGAAGGAGAACTTGGAGAAGTCTGTGAGCTACCAGCCGGAGGACCACGGGCCGGCGCCGCGGTCGCTGTTCGTGTACTCGGGTCACGACGTGAACGTGGTGGGCGTATGGCGCGCGCTCGGCTACGGGCTGCTGGAGCCCGAATACGGCGCCAGTCTCGTCTTTGAGCTCCACGAAGAAAACGCTCAAAACTTTTTCCTTAAGGTCAGCtggctgttattttatttgactgacaATTCGTGAACTAGATGCAAATTATATAAAGGCATGAATGAATGGTCCTATATTCTGGGGCAACTGTTACTTCATGTGGATTAAACGCACCCATGATTTTGAATTATATAATGGTAGAATCTGACTGCAAGGCACACCATCGATGATACAAATGAAACATTCTCCCTCACCATCAGTCTGCTAAccagctgaactgatttagaagacatttataattttattaaaattacaataatcaTAGTTATAGTAGAGGTTTCTTACAAGTATCAACATTGAGGGTACAATCATAGTTGGTGTACCGGTGGTTCCCTTACTAGGTCTAGCCTGTATCATGGGAACCTTTACATTCAGCGTTTAACAAAATAGCATTAACATGCATAACATAAAATTTGGTTGAAGATACtcatagtttgagaccctaagaattacataggatagtttataccCCGGAAAATCGCGTTCGTGCGGGAAAGCGATAAAATAATCTTTAACAGACGgggtcgcgggtaacagctagtcaTTTATAAAAGCTTAAAGACCTTCACCACTGCAGGGCCGGATTAACCACGTCGGACCCTTTGGCAATACAATTCGCGGTGTTTTCAGCCCTATATCAGCCCTTTTCAAGGTCAAGTTCAATGTAATCAACTGACTGACATTAtgcttatatacatatattgaaGATACATATTTTCCAATTGGCATTGTTAACTTGTTTTACTACGAGAAAGAATAGAGATAAACAGATAGATTGGTCTGAAAAGAATCATATTATGCCTATTAAATAACTATCTCTCTGCAAATCGTATACAAACtataatacaattttactttAACTCATGTAGGgggtatttcaataataataaaatcattgattgccacagaaaataagagaggacttcacaaataaaaactaaaaacttaactttactaccatcctaccttcatgatatataataataaaaataacattaaaaattacctgcagtaaatttagtagttaacgcgattttcagaataaactattaatatttttttgcatatttggAACATTTAAGCTAGGACGTCTTTCTGTAAACATCCATTTCAACGAACTGAACGATCTTTCTACGTCGGTAGTTGTAATAGGCGCGAGTAGGGACTTAATCTCATCAGGTTCATATCATAATGACTTATCTCtttcattaatataatattatgttttaatgtattttttattaattactcaTTAGGCAGAAACCTGCTAGAGtacattatgttttttatgtcaattcaatacctactctttggctaatgtcaaacATTCCCGCACCGAAATCCCGATGTATGTGACAACTGACTGACATCAATGTCTGCCTGCGACCTGCGGTACTACGAAATtgtaaaatcgaagttcgtgtctttccgttcctctcactcgtattaaattataagcgtcagcgggacggcaagatacgaaggtcgaattttgcacttcgtggtatagggcctgctTGACAGATACCATAGATAAACCTAGATACTGGATTTACTTTTCAGGTAAAGGGATTCATCCCTTAATGAAAATACGGTCAAACTAagatcaaacatttttttgcctATATATTCGTAACCCTTAAGTATTTTTGGATCAGAATAGGACAAAATTGTTCCAATACCCTatccctcgaaatggttttcgaatcagggtagattggtaaaatatgaacaatgccaattacatttttagtctacgaacattttcaatttcataTGTGCGCGCGTGGGGCCCCTAACCGATGCAGGGCCCCTAGACAATCGCCTACTCTGCCTAATGGATAATCCGGCGTTAACTCGCTATTAAgatatatataagttaatgtatctACTGAAAAGAACTGTTGTAACAtcccacatttttaattttcattaaatttttatggaataatcgagaaaaactaacaaaaagcaacgttgccagctcagcaggtatataaacgctcttaaggccctgttattttttgtgactTGTTTCTGTGATGACTGAGCAAAGATAATATaagataagtaataaataataggaaCTTAAAAGAGAGTCGTGAAACAGGAAGCTATAAAatacttaccccctgtttcaccatccattgattaaatttatctgacggataaatgtgatgccgtctgtttgttttgttcgaatagactgagacggcatcacattttatccgttaaattaaattaatcaatggatggtgaaacagccccttaatactatctttaaaaatatattgttttgtttcttcAGGTCTTCTACCGCAACAACACAAAAATAGAAGTGCCCATGGAGTTGAAATTACCATTTTGTGACGATCCATGTCCATACAGCCAATTTGTACAACACATCGACAAACTCATCCCCAAAGACTGGGAAGCGGAATGCCAGAACATTGCCCATTGAGCTAAAAGCGCCAAAAGAGCGCCTGATGAATAAGTTGCTCCTAATTGGAAAAAAACGCAATTAAACTTCCAAGAAAACTTCTTTTTCTGCTAGTAAATGGAAATGAAAAGGCCAAAAACACTTACGGGCATAAAGCGCTTGCCCGTAAACTAAACTTGACTACGCCAAAATGTGTGTAATGTTTTCAGGGATCTTGTAGATAGTTCGTTTTGCGCTTACGGCTATGGATAAATGTCTATTGTAGCGATAATGGGCTTGGAACAGTGACATTACGAAACTAACGGCGAGCAAGTGAACTCCCAGATGTTCATGACTGCGTTTGGTTTGTACACGCGCCGTTGCCTGTTTTGCTTGTTtcacaattaggtactttaacGGGCAGTCTATTATtgatttaaaaacttaataatggTAGTGTTAAAGTAACTCTCAAGTTGACCTTGCATACTCTCTTATAAAAGTATCTTGTTTCAAGTTCTTGTAAGGGCCGATCCCAATAACCAAGCCAGTATAAGTTTTCCGTACcaacaataatattttgacaCGACATGTCAAATCTAACTGTTGCTAAATCAGTGGTTGCTAAGGAAGAATAAAGACGGTCGCGGACCTTCACTACTTGTCTCTGTCACTCACGCGCGAATATTTGACATCGCATTCGTACAAATTCAAGTGTGCGAGCGCGACAGCACATATTTACGCGCGAGCGATAGAGACACAGTGATAGGTCTTTGCACGAAATACTTCGTGCTCCGCGACCGGATTTTGGCCATGGATTGATTATTGGGAAAGTTTTAAAAGAATACAACAAGTATTATAGATACTCAAATAGTGATACTTACAAATGGgacttaaattaatattttcttgacAAGGGCCTAGTTACGAGTTGTAGGAGAAGTGGAGGGGTAGAGTGGAGTCTACTCGTGCCCACGGCCGCTGAAATGTaatcgaaacgtcgaggtgatTTTAccataaattgtattttacgtcctggatataataataactgagtgaaaatcgcgaaagcttaaaacaataagtacctaccatgAAAAATCACAAACTTATTCTAGATAGTAAGATAATCACAGATTTATGCCTTTAGGcaaatatgtattataatataaaataaacgtaCCTGTACATGGTACTGCAGTACCTGGGTCAACGACCTTCGCATCTTTTAAGTTTCAAGTtacttatttaaagaaaaaatgaagaaagaaaggtttattttggctccataagtaccacctaaacctaagactagaactagcactaaaactatgttacttggtgacccggcaggataccaaaaagggtctccactcagcatgtgttgctgcacattatgtgcagtaacgctggttttctgtggagcccaaatttCGTATGCTTTTATGGGGAAAGTTAACTAAGTGGTACTTAATTTGAAAACCTATTTAGATCTATTTGGTACACTAACTTTGTCAGCATACAACATTCGATATTCATTCAAAGTATTAggaataataatataggtactattAATGTGGTTAGGTAAACATAATTATGATCTGAAAGTAAGAAAACAGGTTATCTGTAAAACAAAATCCTTGCCATTTTGAGCAGCTACTAGGTTAAGCTAcgaatacataattatttgttcgtagagGTTAAGTGCCGGGGCAAAGGAGTTGATGTCTATAAACGCAACTAAGTTCTTGTAATTGAGCGGCATAAAACTTAAAGTTGGCAgcttttcattatttaaatattttgaacattaatAAGCGTTTGTACAGCTCGTCTTTATACAACCAAAATAGGTTTGCGATACAAGCTATCATTTTATAGTTTCATACAGCAGTCAGCATTTTTAGGCGTTGGTCTGTCTGTATGTGCGACGTCCTTGGTTCCAATTGGTTTATCTGCTAAGTGCCATATTAAAAACGCGCATTAACAGAATGTgaactaattaattacaaaCGGCGTAGGCGTGGGTCGTGAGAGGGACCAGGCGACCTAATTTAGAAACCACAACTCGAAAATACCATTCGACATTGGTAATCTGTActacaaaagtacctacagctGTAATAAAAATTTCGACTAATTGTCATATTAATTCGAGCAATTGTTTTGTCACAATTCACAGATTTTCACCAGTTTAGAATAGTACTTCCCGAGTGATGTTATTCCAAAAATCGGTCTCCGGCTCCTACAAAAATCATTGATTTGACTGGGTATTGTATTTTGTTCaacgtattatattataacgtaaatatttattacgaACGTGTGTTGCCAAATGTAGTGAAGTTATACCTTATAATGTAGTGCAAAAAGGTCTGTGAAGAGATATGGTATTTTGTGCCTAAGTTCACAAAGACTTAccatatattaaaataatgaattcgttttaaaaaaaattttctaTAAAAGCGTTAATAATGCGGTCTGAGGCCTTAGTTTCTAACTGTTAGACTCTAACACACTTGTAATCACAATCTTTTTCAACACTTGATTCTGTCACACGGTGCACGGTGCGAGTAGAAAGTGATGGGGAATGCGATGGCTAGCGCGCGCGCGTTATACAATACGGCTTTGTGAAATCATACAGCGTTGATTGCAGCATCCCAGAGGCCgtacagatttcgcatacaaaaactgtcattttattgcggtcgcgagcgttagaaacgttaggcaatacggcctcagagtTGATTGAAAGCGTAAAGCATCTAACTCTTTCTGACGCTCCTTGTCAGAAAAAGATGAAGAtggcttagatgaatgattggtctcgcgcgctcgctcgactagataccgccggcgtacttgtcaaatgcggcaacaaatagtacgccgaattcggcgtacccgagcccgagtcgagtcagtcgcgttgcaaactgtgcgtaagatGCATGTAGCGATATGTTTTGTTAAactttggtcataaaccgaagtaaaatgccagtttgcgcagtgaaactgtgtaaaaataatactacaagaaataagaaggacactgggatcacattccatcagtaaatatcgtataagtaatttcgaaattacaaaataaaataacatgaaccctaaacgccattctgtgttgccgcgtacacaagaatcaaatttcccgtggttgagattttaataaattgaattttattgttatcatcattaaatgatgataaatttgaataacttattttatttcagtaagtatctaatgtaattattatatataaataacctagttctatattatttaatgtttatctttgtgatgtatacactgaaggtgtataaaatTGTAACCCGAAATTATTTAGTTAACGGGTGAatatgtcttaaaattaaaaatgtttttcgtcttcccattcaaaaagcccaatcagctgatttacttaggtactagcttttgccaacgacttcgtccgcgtggaatagtaactttgtccgtccgtccgtctgtctgtcaagaccctttatctcgtaaacgcgcgtagtatcggtatcgagttgaaattgaaaccctaaactcaagtcaatagtcccgaaagctgtaaaaaaatcaaacttctaagtcaaggcaatcaaaagctacagtcattaaaaaggtatttccatgtaaatcgccttaacagaaaaagtaatagCGTACTtccacaataaataagaaaaatctgaaaattataatttttcctgtctgtctgtctatgtcaacaagaaatgaccccacattgcgaacattttgcttgagcttagaaggctctgctaatactgcatcatcccctctgctaacatcacctctcgcaggtaaaattttcaaaaacgtttGAACAAATTTCTATTTATcgcttatcacgtgcccaaatgccaagtttcataaaaaaccatcgatttatcttcgacgaTGGCGATCTTCgctataaactttcatcccctatttcacctcctcacaggaagaatttaaaaaacgcgcgaataaatatctatttatctcttatgacgtgcccaaatgccaagtttcataaagaaccatcgatttatcttcgacaatgacgatctttcacataaactttcatcccctatttcaccccttcataggaagaattaaaaaaacgcgcgaacaaatatctatttacctcTTATGACGTGCCCAGATGCCAAgattcataaagaaccatcgatttatcttcgacaatgacgatctttcaTATACTTAACTtataactttcatcccctatttcacctcttcataggaagaatttaaaaaaacgcgcgattaaatatctatttttatctCTTATcgcgtgcccaaatgccaagtttcataaagaaccatcgatttatcttcaacaataTCGATCTTcgatataaactttcatcccctatttcaccccctcacatgaagaattataaaaaaaacgcgcgaacaaatatctatttacttcttatcacgtgccgaaatggcaagtttaataaagattcatcgatttatcttcgataatgacaaccttccatataaattttcatcccctatttcaccccctcacaggtcgaactttcaaaaaagctcaaacaaatatcgatttatttcttattaaatgcctaaatgccaagtttcatggttttatcttcgacagcgacgaacttccaccatataaactttcatcccctatttcaaccctttaaagccttttttcgcgataaaagataacatatgttctttcccaaggtctattctatctctgtaccaaatttcatcaaaatcggttcagcggtttaggcgttatagcgtaacagacagacagacagacagagttactttcacatttataatattatatagtaaatatagtaatatagtatggattatgggaaacgaaaaaatttttttttcgtatttcttcccattttcctgaaatgttaactttttacccgactgcccgaaggagggttatgtttatcaagtgtttgtatgtaagtatgtaattttcattttattttaggtttaattaacctgtacattatattaggtttaactataggtgcaacgtgttatcttaactacgcaaaactccttagttggtgactcagtccatgaatttttagtaaaaatttgtaaatattgaatgtccttaatatatatttttttaattaaaagtgaggccttaTCTACATCTATACCttcatcatacctaccattttttttaaagaagaaatctacgcctaacctatacacaaacatattaatacattcactcttaattacttcttcatttctaagtatttcccaagatacattttgtaaccagtaactgaATAGACCAcagcataatttattttcccaataattcgggtaacagtggagcagctggcaacacaattcgtcacgcacactagcatccttgcaaattgtcttacatcgttcttacgcacactacaatattgagttgccgcattcacgaacggtttgtttttaggtagcgcggtatttagtcgagcgagcgcgcgagaccaatcattcatctaaggaaGCAGGTTAAACTTATAGCCGCAACTTAAACTTGTGTGCCACGGCTGTAATTTCTAATTTTCCCGTCCTCGGTCCTCATACAAGAATGCATAGTTACTATCGTACGTCCAATGATTACTTATCGAAATTTATATTCGAATGTATTCACATTTGATATGTTATCGTATCAGACCAGAAAACTGCGTTCATGAATTATATGCGATTCGTTGGACGGGAATCTGTTGATGTATCTTGTTGTTAgtgatatttttacaaaagCCAATCACACGGCAACTACAATTGTTAACGATAATAGATAAATGTTAACTAAATAGTGTTTAAGCGCCTTATATGCATAAATTATATACGCATTACCTTTGTTAATtcagtaatattaattattttattacatgttatgtatttgaaagtaaataataaatgtttacttattttattgatatatcCAAAGTTAAGTACGGGTTTTTCCCATTTATTCCACTGAACTACGGTAGGTAATTGGCTGGTTTTGAGATATCTAATGCTTAATTAACCCCTTAACTGTTTTTTTGaaactaatgaaataaaatattttcaatcatttgccacgagctttgcggtgaaggaaaacatcgtgaggaaacccgcacaaacctgcgaagcaattcaatggtgcgtgtaaagttcccaatccacaccgggcccgcgtgagaacttatggcccaagccctcttgttctgagaggaggcctgtgcccagcagtgggacgtatataggctgggatgatgataatttcCAACATGGTCAAGACAGCGTGCTCGAGGCAATTCCACACCACACGATCAAAAACTTCTTGTAGGTAGAGCTACATAACATATAACTAGAGATAGCACGCGAGTTGAATGTCATCATCGGGGCCTGAGGAAAACAACGGAGGCTGTCCCCCTGCCGTCCGCATGCCAGCATGCCACGCCTCAGATGTCCTACGCTCATCGATAGTCGTTATATTCAAGTTAGGGCTCCGGTCACAGCACTACCACATTTTTTAGAACGGAATTCAACTCTCGCGATAAGTATGTATAGTAAATATACACGGTGACAGCAATCGCTGGACATTCCGATTATGAACTATCCTCGTACTATCCCATACACGTATCGCGTAGGCACCGCGTAGGTTTCCAACATGGACGTACTTAGTACGTCCATTGGTTTCCAATATTTCTTTCAGAAACACTACATAGGTAGATAGAGGTTGGAATTGACCCTCACACCCAATTTGTACCAAAATGAACGGTTgttgaaaaatgtacggtttcagcggggaaaaaaaatgactaacaataattatgataaacattacattatgacttgtaaaattatggcagtcgaaaagATCCCATTTGAACGACATTCAGTTATTGGTGCTCAATCTTACGCATCATGGCATGCAGGCAGGTATGTGTTCGATCATGATCACACGCGTACAACAAAGTTAGCAAAGATaagtatactgagcggcaaaaaatctggccctcaagtATCTCTATCtagttttgtatgtagagtaggccaaattttgtgccgctaagtATATATAGGTCACTGCAGAGTTcgtatttttgtttgtattaaGTAAGTGTCCCTCTAGTTTTCCAACTTCTTTCTAGTCCAAAGATACCTGTCGGTGCTTTTGTCGTTTGTTGTTTTATGTAAACTTTGGTCCCATGggtacgtacagtcacctgcattaatatctgccatagcggagggagcgtgcaaaaatatgtgacacgtcctaccggccctagaaaaagtcttatcagatatttatgcaaggtttattgtgtcagatattgttgttggatggtgactgtacctatctactCAGTTTATGATATGTGAACATTTCCTTCATCGTCTATGGATATAtagtttaaataatacaaagtatCTCCTAAGCCAGAGCATTGACTGTTATTTAAAACTTATTCATACATATTGAACATGGTTTTTACTATTTGTTGTTCAAGTGCACTCTTTACTAATCTGGTACCTATAGGTATAGTTTATTATTGCCTCATGTAAGgcaaattttagttttttacgaGCATATACATTTTCATGATATTGCTTTTACAATATATGTATTCATACAGTTGTTAATAATTATAGTATATATGTAGCataaattatatgaaaataaGGTGTCTTAAGAGCATATACTGCTTTAACCAGAGATTGCATTGGTCCACGCTACCTCGGAATGCGAGATTGAGACACTGAAATTTGTATACCTGAAGTAATCAAAACTTCTAAGCAAGCATGTGAAAtgttatattaatataataatatatgttatatccctactatccctacttccctactaatattataaatgcgaaagtaactctgtctgtctgtctgtctgttacgctttcacgtcgaaaccactgaaccgattttgatgaaatttggtatataggtatttagaaccccaaggatcaacataggataccttttattccggtagagggcgccaccgcgcgataacctagatccgcgcagacgaagtcgcgggcttaagctagtataatataataacaaataataatgtcTGGAAAATTTCAGCTCGTCATCTCGCAATCTGATCTTAGGATGGACCAGACTATTCCTGCAGTAGGTATCATATTCTAAGAACTATGTGTATCTAtccagtcctggatttgtcaataggccgtatattattattttagatagGTACATGGGGCGGCGGAAATAAAGTAGCCTACActcatacaaaatataaatccaGGACTGTATCTATCTATAGTACATGCTTCTAGATGTTTTGAGATTTACGTAAAATTAACCTATTGTCTATTCTATACTCTTGTTACAATGTCTTTGACTATCTTGTTTGTTCtttgtataatttataataatgcaAAAATATGCCATTCATTCATAGAAGGGCTAAATTGTTGTTTTTGTATTGTGGTTGTTatcgatataaatattttttgtggatAATGTTGTTTCCATCTTTCCCTCACTATCGAATTTAAACTAAGCAAGGGAAGTTCAGGCTACAAGTGTAGATAGAAGATTATCACCCTCAAATACCAGCTCTTGCGATAGAGTTATATTATATCCGAATAcggaaaaaactaaatttaggATAATTATTAcatgtataattattatgtataggATCTACAAATTAACTTTGCGATAGAGACAACCATACTAAATGCTGTAATTTGTCTGCTTCTCCTTACAGTATCCATGTTTCTTTCTGCTAGAGTTCCTTGGCAAAAAACCTCGCAGGGCACCACTGGGTACCATTCTACtggtattataaataaaaattcaatatatagagtaaaattatatattcaGAGTAAAAAGTCgtgtataattaataacaataacaatagtatatttaaaaaaaattacatataaaaGTATAGAACATTGTACGCTGGCACACACGGTTACTTATATTCGTGTTCGGTTCTTCGCGaacataaaaatataggtacaattTATCGTTTTTCACATGACGGAAAATACCAAAATGCGACACCGAAACACGCAGCGTAGCAGCAGTGGTgccataaaaacttaattaggTATGTACTTCTTGTGTACTTACGAAAGTCTTACAAATACTGGACGGCACAAGGATATGGAATTCAACTTAAAGACTATCTATGGAAtgaacagagggcctactccgaagttcgaaaatcgaagttcgtatcgtactaaatagaataagtgtcagagggaccgcatgacacgaacttcgagtttcgtagtctTATACTAGTGTTTTGGGCACAACATGGACGGCGAATAGGTTTactatttaaaatcttaatagcAGTAGGTAAATATAACTTCTACGGTGGACGTGAAAAACACAACTTGATGGAATGGGTAAATCCTACATACTAGAATAGACGTAActggtaggtaaataataaatagcgcCTA harbors:
- the LOC141430231 gene encoding lysosomal acid phosphatase-like; its protein translation is MEYDNEENTWRRPSVPKAGRVRCEPIPRRSTTVAVVVLGLAVLSCLLGYCVLSETLPYETRTLRLVIIFFRHGARTPTTTYKSDPFKVYQWPEGLGGLTNLGKLQLYELGKKYRNYYANFIDGEYYEKDVYVRSSDKSRCLMSAYTFLAGLYPPSERQTWHPEIPWQPIPVHSLPRDLDNIVASTKACNVWKAMYDELIEETSSDAKYTELYDYLSKYTNQTMRNVRDVDFLYSTLLSQQEAGLKLPEWTKNVFPNKMRTPFMLSLALLSYNETLQRFQVGPLFSEMKENLEKSVSYQPEDHGPAPRSLFVYSGHDVNVVGVWRALGYGLLEPEYGASLVFELHEENAQNFFLKVFYRNNTKIEVPMELKLPFCDDPCPYSQFVQHIDKLIPKDWEAECQNIAH